The Balearica regulorum gibbericeps isolate bBalReg1 chromosome 5, bBalReg1.pri, whole genome shotgun sequence genome window below encodes:
- the AP4S1 gene encoding AP-4 complex subunit sigma-1 isoform X3, translated as MIKFFLMVNKQGQTRLSRYYEHVDINKRTILEAEVIKNCLSRSKDQCSFIEYKDFKLVYRQYAALFVVVGINETENEMAVYELIHNFVEVLDKYFSRVVCVMFNDYEIRDQTVTNGCLSPFLAE; from the exons atgataaaatttttTCTTATGGTAAACAAACAAGGTCAAACGAGGCTCTCTAGGTATTATGAGCATGTAGACATTAATAAACGGACAATCTTGGAAGCTGAAGTAATCAAAAACTGTCTCTCCCGTTCAAAGGATCAG TGCTCTTTCATTGAATATAAGGACTTTAAGCTGGTATACCGACAGTATGCAGCCCTTTTCGTAGTCGTTGGAATCAACGAGACAGAG aatgaGATGGCAGTATATGAACTAATTCATAATTTTGTGGAAGTTTTGGACAAATACTTCAGCCGAGTG GTATGTGTAATGTTTAATGACTATGAGATAAGAGATCAAACTGTAACTAATGGTTGTCTATCTCCTTTCCTTGCAGAGTGA